CCCGAGACGCGAGAACAGACCGTGCTCGACGCGGTTGGCGAGCGCCGCGAACTCGTCAACCAGGGCATCCAGGAGGAGATGCCCATCAAGCGCCCCGAACGCCTCTGGGAGGCCTCCCGCTACCTGCTCGACGCGGGTGGCAAGCGCCTCCGGCCGACCGTCCTCCTGGTGGTCGGCGAGGCGCTGATGGACGTCGAGCCGCTGTCGACGGACTACCGCGAGTTCCCCTCGCTGGCGGACCAGCCGGTCGACCTGATGGCGGCCGCGGTGAGCGTGGAGGTCATCCAGACGTTCACGCTCATCCACGACGACATCATGGACGACGACGACCTCCGGCGCGGCGTCCCGGCGGTCCACAAGGAGTTCGACCTCGACACCGCCATCCTGGCGGGCGACACCCTCTACTCCTCGGCGTTCGAGATCATGCTCAACGCGAACGCGCCGAGTTCGGAGGTCGTCGCGGCGATGGACACGCTCGCCTCGACCTGCACGAAGATCTGCGAGGGCCAGAGTCTCGACGTGGCCTTCGAGGAGCGCGCGGACGTGCTCCCCGAGGAGTACCTCGAGATGATCGAGCAGAAGACCGCGGTGCTGTACGCCGCCTCGGCCGCCATCGCGGCCGAACTGCTCTCGGCGGACGACGCGACCGTCGACGCCCTCTACGGCTACGGGCTCGACATCGGGCGCGCGTTCCAGATACAGGACGACGTGCTCGACCTCACCGTCCCGTCCGAGCAACTCGGCAAGCAGCGCGGGTCGGACCTCGTCGAGAACAAGCAGACCCTCATCACGGTCCACGCCCGCGAGCAGGGCGTCGACGTCGACAACCTGGTCGACACCGACAGCGTCGAGGACGTGACCGAGGCCGAGATCGACGAGGCCGTCCAGGCCCTCGAGGAGTCGGGCAGCATCGCCTACGCCAACGACAAGGCACGCGAGCTGGTCGAGCGCGGCAAGGAGCGTCTCGAGTGTCTCCCCGACAACGAGGCACGCGACCTGCTGTGTGACATCGCGGACTACCTCATCGAGCGCGGTTACTGACCGCCTGCCGGATGCGGCTTCACCCGCCGCCCCGCAGTCTCCGGGTTCCGCCACGACTCAGAACCTGAGTCGAGGGCTGACTCGGCGGTCGAAACCGTGCGCGGTTTTAGTGGGACTCCCCCGGTAGCCGTAGGTATGCCACAGGACGACACCAGCATCACGCGCCGGCGGCTGCTCGCCGGTGGCGCGGCGGCAGCAGCGTTCGGTCTGGCGGGCTGTCTCGGCGGCGATTCCCAGGTCGAACCCGAGCGCCCGAACGACGACGGCGAGGGCAGCCTCGGCGAGTTGCGGTGGATCCTCGAGGAGCAGTACTCGATGCAGGTGACGAGCATGACGTTCGGCGACGGCCGGGTCGACCTGACGTACCAGTCGCAGGCGACCTCCCGTGGCGAGTCCCGCGAGGAGATCGGCGCGGTCATCTCGGCGTACGGTCTCATCGTCGCCCACGACGGCCCCTCGGAGGTCCTGCGGGCGACCATCGAGGACCGCTTCGCCGAGCAGGCCACGTCCTACCAGATACAGGCCTCGTGGGTGAAGCGCTGGCGCAACGGCGACATGTCGGACTCGCTGGTGGCACAGCGGGTGTTCAACACGCGGACCTTCCCGAAGTCCGCGAGTCAGTAGGCAGGAACCGGTGTGTCCGTGGCGAGTGCCAGTGCGAGCTGGCATCCCGAGTGTCGTACCATGGCGGCTCCCAGGTACGGTCCAGGCAACGACGGCGGCCGACGATGGTGGCGGACTGTCCCGACGATAGTGGCTCTCCCTGCGGTGTTCTCTCGATGCGGCCGGTGGCCGATGTCCCACGGCGACGACCCGCCGATACATCACGACTGTTTTGACGCCCCTCGCAGTACGTTCGGGTAATGGACGATACACTCCGCGAACAGGTCGAGGAGGAGGCAGAGAAACACGCCCTGTTCAACGCCATCAAGCACGAGAGCGAGGCGAACGTCGGCGCGGTCATGGGCCCGCTGATGGGCGAGAACCCCGAGTTCCGCCAGCACGGCGACGAGATCCCCGGCATCGTCGGGCAGGTCTGTGGCCGGGTCAACGGCCTCGACCACGCGGGCAAGCGAGAGCGACTGGGCGAACTCGCGCCCGAGATGCTCGAGGAACTCGACGCCGAGGACGAGGAGGACGACCGCGTGCTGGGCGACCTCCCGAACGTCGAGGCGTACGACCAGGTCCGGATGCGCTGTGCGCCGAACCCGAACGGCCCGTGGCACCTCGGCCACGCCCGGATGCCAGCCGTCATCGGGACGTACAAGGAGCTCTACGACGGCTGGTTCTGCGTCCGCTTCGACGACACCGACCCCGAGACGAAGCGCCCGGACCTCGACGCCTACGAGGGTATCCTCGAGGACGTCGAGTACCTCGGCTTCGAGCCCGACGAGGTGTTCAAGGCGAGCGACCGCGTCGAGACCTACTACGACCACGCCCGCGAGCTCATCGAGATGGGCGGGGCGTACACCTGCTCGTGCTCGGGTGAGGAGTTCTCCGAGCTGAAGAACAGCGGGAAGCCGTGCCCGCACCGCGACAAGGACCCCGAGACGACGATGGCCGAGTTCGAGGACATGGTGGCCGGGGAGTACTCCTCTGGTGACATGGTCCTGCGCGTGAAGACCGACATCGAGCACAAGAATCCCGCACTACGTGACTGGGTCGCCTTCCGGATGATCGACACGCCCCATCCCCGCGAAGAGGCCGAGGACTACCGCTGCTGGCCGATGCTCGACTTCCAGTCCGGCATCGACGACCACCTCGTCGGCATCACCCACATCATCCGCGGCATCGACCTGCAGGACTCCGCCAAGCGCCAGCGCTTCCTCTACGACTACTTCGACTGGGAGTACCCCGAGGTCGTCCACTGGGGCCACGTCCAGGTCGACGCCTACGACATCAAGATGTCCACCTCGACCATCAAGCAGTACATCGACGAGGGCAAGCTCGACGGCTGGGACGACCCGCGCGCCCCGACCATCAAGAGCCTGCGCCGGCGGGGCATCCGCGGCGACGCCATCGTCGAGTCGATGCTCGAACTCGGCACCTCCACGAGCGACGTGGACCTCGCGATGTCGACGGTCTACTCCAAGAACCGCGACCACATCGACGACACCGCCGACCGCCAGTTCCTCGTCCGCGAGGGCACCGAACTCGGCATCCTCGGCGGTGCCCCGGAGGCCGGCCACCCGCCGGTCCACCCGGACCACGAGGACCGTGGCGACCGCGACATCCCGGTCGGGTCGGCCGTCCTCGTCGAGCCCGAGGACCTCCCCGAGCGCGAGGAGCGCATCTGGCTGAAGGGGCTCGGCTGCTTCCGGTACACGCGTGACGCCCTGCAGTACACCGGCGACGACATCGACGCGGTCCGCGAGGAGGGCGTCGACGTCATCCACTGGGTCCCCGCCGAGGACAACGTCCCGGTCGAACTCTGGACCATGGACGGCGTCGTCGAGGGCCACGCCGAACCCGGCTTCCGCGACCAGCCGGTCGACGCCATGGTGCAGTTCGAGCGCATCGGATTCGCCCGGGTCGACGCCCACGAGGACGACGGGTCCGTGGCGTACTTCGCGCACAAGTAGGCGGTCTTCGCGGCTCTCTTCTACAGCAACACCGCGACGAGGAACCCGGCCAGCATCGAGACCGTCAGGAGCACCTGCACGACGATGCTGGCGAGGATACCGACCGTGGTGTAGGTGGCGGCACGGGCGGCGTGGTTCCGGTCGCCCTTCTGGTACAGCTCGACCGCGAAGACGGTGCCGGCGACGCCGAGGATGATGCCGATGGGTCCGGCGACGAACATGAGGACGAGCCCGGCGACCCCGGCCAGTGCCGTGGTCGTCCAGGAGGCGCCGCTGGCGCGGGTCGAGACCACGTCCGCGAGCTGGTCGGCGGCGACAGCGAACAGGCCGACGAGGACGAGCGCGACGGCAGCGACGGTTCCGAGGCCGTCGGCGAACCACCAGTAGCCGGCCACGCCCGCGACCGAGACGAGGGGGCCGGGCATCGACGGGATGGCGCTCCCGACGATACCGACCACGAGGAGGGTCACGGCGGCGAGGAGGGCCGGGTCGATCGAACCGGTCGGTAGCATGCGTGGTGGTACTCGCCTCTGCGAGATGACTCTTTCCCAGCGACGGGGCCGAACCCGGGCCGGTGAGTCCCCCGGTGACCCCGGCCCCGAGACGGCCGCGAGGCAGGTGTGGCGGGTCGCCCCGACCCCTCACGCGCCCGAAAATCGCAGGCGAGCGTGGTTGTTCATGGACGTAGATTTAAGTTCCCGCCGTGGGTTGCCACTAGATGACAATGGCCATTGACCCAAACTTCGAAGATAACAGAGAAGTCGTCGACGAGCACAACGGCCACGACGTGTGGGGGCCTGTCGACGAACCAGAGACGCTGGGTATCCACGGCACCCACGTCGCGGTCGACTTCGACATCTGTCTCGCCGACGGTGCCTGCCTCGAGGACTGCCCGGTCGACGTGTTCGAATGGGTGGACACGCCGGGCCATCCCGAGTCCGAGATCAAGGCCGACCCGGCCAACGAGGCGCAGTGCATCGACTGCATGCTCTGTGTGGACGTCTGCCCGGTCGACGCCATCGACGTCGACGCCGGTCGACAGGGGCGCGCATAAGCCACCATGTCGCTGAACATCGCTGTGATGACGAAGGGGGTACCGGACTTCCGTGAGGGGCAGGTGTCGTTCGACGAGGACGGGCACCTCGAACGGGGGAAGACACCCACGGTGATGAACCCGAACGACAAGTTCGCCCTGCGGGCGGCCCTGCAGACGAAGGTCCGCCACGGCGGGAACGTGACGCTGCTGTCGATGGGGCCGCCCGGCTACGAGGGCATCCTCGAGGAGGGGATGCGCGACGTGTACGCCGACGACCTCGTGCTGGTGTCGGACCGCGAGTTCGCGGCTGCGGACACGTGGGCGACCGCCATCACGCTCGGCACCGCCATGGAGCACATGGGCGAGATGCCGGACATCGTCTTCGCGGGCTTCAAGACCGCGGACGGGGAGACGGGCCACACCGGGCCCCAGACCTGCTGGTGCCTGGACTGGCCCATCGTGACCCACGTCATCTCGCTCGACATCGACGAGGAGGAGGGCACGCTCCGTGCCAAGCGACTCGTCGAGGGCGACGTCGACGAGATCGAGACCGTCGAGGCGCCGATGCCGTGTTTCGTCGTGACGGACCCGGACTTCGAGCCGAGCTACCGGCGGGCGGAACACCGGCTCCGGCTGAAGGACCTGCGCGAGGAGACGAAAGAGCGCGCGGAGAACTTCAAGGACCACCTGACGATGTGGGACCACGAGGAGCTGAACCTCGACCCGGACTACGTCGGCCTGGACGGCTCGCCGACCATCGTCTCCTCCGTCGACCCCATCCCGAAGGCGCCCGCCGAGCGCGAGGCGACGATGGTGACACCGGAGGACGAGGAGGGTATGGAATCGGTCATGGAGGAACTGACGCCGTTCGTGGCGGGTGATTGACGATGCCTGAACTGGACCCAAACGACTACGACATCTCCGAACTCGGCCCCGCACTGAAGGACATCGACGACGTCGAGGAACTGCGCGAGATACTGGCCGCCGAGGAGGCGGGCGAGGACCGCGTCGGCGCGAAGAAGCTCATCGAGAGCCGCATCGAGAAGTTCGAGGACGACGGCGAGGCGGTCGACGCGGACGAACTCGACCCGACCGAGATGAGCGTCGCGGACGTCGGGAACGCGGTGCGTGACATCGAGGAGGTCGCCCAGCTCGAATCGCTGCTCGAACGCGAGGAGGCGGGCGAGGACCGCGACAGCGCGAAGAAGCTCATCCGCAAGCGCATCGACGACCTCTCCGAGAGCGAGGAGGAGGAGGGCGAACCGGAGGCCGACCTCCCGCCAGAGGAGAAGTACCCCGAACTCGACCACCCGACCGCGGACAAGCGCCACGTCCGGGCCATCGAGGACGGCACCTACCAGGACATGTGGGTGTACTGCGAGACCCAGCGCGGCGAACTGCTGGACGTCTCCCGCGAGATGCTCGGCAAGGCCCGCCAGCTGATGGACGACTACAACGAGGACTACGACGAGGAGGAACGCGTCGTCGCGGTCCTCATCGGCGACGACGTCGAGCGCCTCGCCGACGAGTGCATCGCGCTCGGTGCCGACGTGGTCGTCTACAAGGAGGACGACCGGCTGGAGCGCTTCCGGCACAAGGCGTTCACCGAGATCTTCTGTGACATGGCCCGCTGGGGCGGCGACCCCGGCGAGGGCAACCCCGAGGAGAGCGACTGGCGGGACTACGACGAGCCCCGGTACGTCCTCTTCCCGGCGACGAACAACGGCCGCGACCTCTCCGCGCTGGTCCAGGGCGAACTCGACTCCGGGCTGGCCTCGGACTGCTCTGGACTGTACATCGAGAGCGCCGAGATATCCAACCCGGTGAAGACCGGCAAGCCGGGGACGACGAAGACGTTCGAGCGCATCCTGCACATGAAGCGCCCGGACTTCTCCGGGTTCGAGTACTCGACCATCCTCTGCATCGACAACCCGCACCGGGACTTCCACCCGCAGGGTGGCTCCGTCATCCCGGGCAGTTTCGAGATACCCGACCCCGACGAGAGCCGCGAGGGCGAGGTCATAGAGCGCGACACCGACCTCTCGGACGACTGGTTCCGCGTCGACGTCCAGGAGGCCGACGTGCTCGACAGCGGCGTCGACCTCACCGGCCACGAGGTCATCGTGGCCATGGGCCGCGGCATCGGGGACGACCCGACCCGCGGCATGGAACTGGGCATGGAACTCGCCGACTGCTTCGAGGACGCCGACCTGGGCGTCACCCGTGGCATCGTCACGGGGTCGTACCAGTTCGACGGCCACGTCGAGCAGTACACCCACGAGGAGCGCCAGATCGGCGAGACCGGCCAGATCGTCGAACCACAGCTGTACATCGCCGCCGGCATCTCGGGGGCGGTCCAGCACAAGGTCGGCATGGACGAATCGGACACCATCATCGCCATCAATACCGATCCGGACGCGCGTATCCGGGACTTCTCCGACTACTTCATCGAAGGAGACCTCTTCGACGTGTTACCACGACTCATCGAAGCCGCCAAGACCGGAGAGCTGAGTGCCGCCGTCGCGAACACCGCCGTCGCCGGTGCCGGAGGTGACGACGATGACTGATCGAGAGCACTACGAGGCCGTCGTCGTCGGGGCCGGTCCCGGTGGCGCCGCGGCCGCGGCCCGGCTCGCCGACCACGGCGTCGAGACCCTGGTGCTGGAACGCGGCGTCGACGCCGGTTCGAAGAACGTCTCCGGCGGGCTCATCTACGCCGAGCGGTCCGCGCCGTACACCATCGACGACCTGTTCCCGGGCTTCCGCGAGGAGGCCGCCGAGCGCGAGATAACCGACTACTACATGGACAACCTCGCGGACGGGAAGGTCAAGACGGTCGACCTGACGCCGCTGCACGAGAACGACACGCTGTGGTGTGACGCGGTCCTCAGGCGGAAGATGGACTCCTGGCTCGCCGAGCGCGTCCACGAGAAGTGCCGCGAGACCGGCGGTGGCCTGCTGACCGAGGTCAGGGTCAACGGCCTCTTGCGGGAGAACGGCGAGATCATCGGCGTCACCTGCGACGAACTCGACGACATCGAGGCCGACATCGTCGTGGCGGCCGACGGCGTGAACTCCGAACTCGCCCGCGAGGCCGGCCTGATGGACTGGGAGGACCCCGACGAGTACTTCCAGGGCGTCAAGGCCGTCGTCGACCTGCCGGAGGGTCACATCGAGGAGACCTTCGACATCGGCGAGGAGGAGGGCGTCGCCCGCCTGTTCTCCGGCGACCTGTTCCAGGGCGTCCGGGGCGGCGGGTTCATGTACACCAACGAGGACACGCTCTCCATCGGGACCGTGTTCCACCTGGACAGCATCGCCGCGGAGCGCGCCGAGCCGCAGGAACTGCTCGACGCGTTGCTCACGCACCCGCACATGGGCCAGTGGCTCCCCGACGAGTACGTCGAGCTGGAGTACTCCGCGAAGCTCGTGCCCGACTCGAAGAAGGCGGCGCTGAAGAGCCCGCACCGCGACCGCCTGCTGGTCGTCGGCGACGCCGCCGGCCAGATGCAGGCACAGGGGCCCATCATCAAGGGGATGAACCACGCGGTCACCGCGGGCGCACTCGCGGCCGACGCCTTCGTCACGGCGAAGGGTCGCTCCGGCGTCACGGCCGGCCAGCGATACACCCAGATGCTCGAACGCGAGGGCGTGATGGACAAGCTCCGCCCCAGCTCCTACGAGATGACCCGGCCGGTCACCGAGAACGACACGCTGGCGAACGTCATGGAGGCGGTCGCGAAGTCGCCCGTCGGCAAGGCCGCGCTCGGGCTCGGCATCACCGAGTCCATCGTCAAGCGTGCGTTCAACTCCCCGCGGATGATGAGCATGCTGCCGGACATCCGGCCGGCGTACGTCACCATCCCCGTCCTGCTGGCGAAGACCCAGGGCGTCAGGGTCGAGAGCGAGAACGCCATCGAGACGCCGAGCCTCGAGGAGCGCATCGGTGACCTGACCTACGACACCGACATCGGCAACCCGCACATCACGCTGGAGGACGAGTCCTTCGCGGCCAGCGGGACCGCCGTCACGGCCTGTCCGGTCTCCGCCGAGGGCTTCGGTGGGGGCTGCTACCGCGCCGAGACGGTGAAGACGAACGGCTCCGAGGAGAAACTCGTCAGCCTCGACACGCAGCCCTGCGTCGAGTGCGGGACCTGTGCCGTGGTCGCCGACACCCACTGGGAGCACCCGCGCGGCGGGAAGGGCGTCGAGTACAGGCAGGGATGAGTTCGACCGTGCCGGACGAGCGCGGCGGCGTCGCGACCCGCGTCGACGAACTCGAGGCGGCGGTCGCACGCGCTGAGGACGCGTTCGAGCCGCCGGAGGAGCCCGAGGTGCGCGCGAAGCGTTACTGCCGCGAGGGCGTCGGCCCGACGGTCGTGCTCTACGTCGACTGCCGGACCGGCGGCCCGGAGCTGCCGGCGGCCCAGTGCAGCCGGCTCGAATCGATACTGAACCGCTGGCTCGAACTGTACGCGAACTGCTACGGGGTCGAGTTGAACACGACGTTCGCGCTCCGGACGGCTGCAGAGGTGCTCGTCGAGACGCACAACGCGGTCGACGTGGCACAGTTGCTGACGACGGTGCCGGACCGGCACTGACCGCGGTCCCTATTCTCTTCTGAGAAATCAGGGTGCTGTTCATTCTGGTCGCGTCCCTCTGTGGACGTGATGACCGCAGTCGAGACCATCGAGCGAGTGCGGGTGTTCGTCCTGTTGTTGCTCGCGATGGCGTCCTTCGGCTTCGTGCTCTCGCAGGTGGTCCCCGAGGGCTGGCTCGTGGTCCCGGTGACCATCGGGCTCTCGTTCGGGACCGTCTTCGTCTGGGAGCGCCGGCGGCTCCGCACGATGCCGGAACTGGTGCGCCCGATGACGCCCGAAGAACGCCTCGAGTACGTCGAGACGACCCTGGACTCGTGGACGACGTTCGTCTGGCTGGTCGTCCTCTTCGTCGCCTACACCCTCGTCCTGATGACGGTGACGATACAGGGAGTGCTGGTCTTCGGCGGCGCCCTGGTCCTCTCGTTCGGGACCGTCTTCTTCTGGATCCGACGGCAGGTCGGGCCCGCGAGCGTCGAGGGGTGACGGGTATCGAATCCTCGAACCTACCCGAACAACCATTAAGTACAGTGCCGTGGTATCACTACCCATGAAACTCACTGACAAACTGAGCTTCGACCACGAGGACCGGCGCGAACTCTACGAGTACGTCGAGAGCCACGGGACGGTAAAGCGAAAGGAGGTCGAGCAGGCCCTGAAGATGGACCCGCGGGCGGTCCGCCACCACGTCGCCATCCTGAAGCGCGACGGCTACCTGACCGACGAGGGCGGCGTCCTGAAGGTCGCCTTCGAGGACGAGGCCGCCGCCGAGGAGCACGTCAGCGACGAGGTGGAGTTCGTCATCCGGCAGGCCCACCAGTCCGACCTCTCCGGGCTCATCGGCGCCATCCGGCACGTCGCCGACGAGGGGACCTACATCGAGGCCGAGGAGGTCGCGGACATCCTCGACCACGAGGAGGTACTGTTACGACACAACGAGATCGAATCGCGGATGTTCTTCGTCGCGACCGTGGACGAGGACGTGGTCGGCTGGGTCCACATCCGGGTGCCGGAACTGTCGAAGCTCCACCACACCGCCGAGTTGACCGTCGGCGTGCTCGGGGAGTACCGCGACCACGACATCGGCAGCCACCTGCTGGAGCGCGGCGTCAACTGGGCCAAGCGCAACGGGTACGAGAAGCTCTACAACAGCGTCCCGGCGACCAACGAGGGCGCCATCCAGTTCCTCGAGAAGCACGGCTGGGAGACCGAGGCCGTCCGCGAGGACCACTACAAGATGGACGGCGACTACGTCGACGAAGTGATGATGGCGGTGCGGCTGTAGACCGGTCGGCGTCAGGGCCACTCCGACTCTTTTCCGTCGAGGGGTTCGGTGACGACCCCGTCTTGCTGTCCGAGGCTTCGAGCGTGCGCCACGCAGACGTTCCGGTCCTCGTCCCACGGGACGTGCAGCCTGACCGCCGCCTCGCGGTCGCAGTCCGGTTCGGAACACTCCATACCCCCTCTTGACCGTCCTCGCCCTCGAAGCTATCCCTCGGCTCGCGGGAACGAGAGCCGGACCGCGAGGCCACCGAGGTCGCTCTCCTCGAACGCGAACTGGCCACCGGCGGCGGTGACGAGCCAGTAGACGAACCAGAGCCCGAGGCCGCTGGAGTGGGCGAGGGGTTTCTCCTCGCCCTCGACGATGGCCCGCTTCTCGGAGGCGGGCATCCCGGGGCCGTCGTCCTCGACGACGAGGTCCACGTGGGACAGCGTGTTCGCGACCGAGACCCGGACCGTCGGCGACCCGTCCTGGGTGTGTTCGACCGCGTTCGTGAGGAGTTCCTCCAGCGCCATGCCGAGGTGGACCGTCGCCTTCGCCGGGGCGGTCGCGGGCAGCGAGCGTTCGACCGCGACGCCGGGATGGGTCTCCTCGAACGCGTCCAGGCAGTCCGCGGCGAGTTCGACGATGTCGACCGACTCGCCCGCGCTGTCGAGCGCCCGCTGGACGTTCCGGGCCTTCTCGCTGGTCTCGACGAGCTCCTCGCTCTGGGTGACGATGCGGTCGAGGGCGTCGTCGAGGTCGGGGTCGTCGACGGTCTCGGCGACGTGGCGTGCGTAGTTCACGATGACGCTGAGGCGGTTCCGGAGGTCGTGGCGGAGGACCCGGTTCAGTACCTGTATCTGCTGTTCGCGGTTGTGTTCCCGGGTCACGTCGCTGGCGACCGCGATGGCCTGTTCCACCTCGCCGTCCTCCTGGA
This window of the Haloarchaeobius amylolyticus genome carries:
- a CDS encoding 4Fe-4S dicluster domain-containing protein — its product is MAIDPNFEDNREVVDEHNGHDVWGPVDEPETLGIHGTHVAVDFDICLADGACLEDCPVDVFEWVDTPGHPESEIKADPANEAQCIDCMLCVDVCPVDAIDVDAGRQGRA
- a CDS encoding GNAT family N-acetyltransferase; its protein translation is MKLTDKLSFDHEDRRELYEYVESHGTVKRKEVEQALKMDPRAVRHHVAILKRDGYLTDEGGVLKVAFEDEAAAEEHVSDEVEFVIRQAHQSDLSGLIGAIRHVADEGTYIEAEEVADILDHEEVLLRHNEIESRMFFVATVDEDVVGWVHIRVPELSKLHHTAELTVGVLGEYRDHDIGSHLLERGVNWAKRNGYEKLYNSVPATNEGAIQFLEKHGWETEAVREDHYKMDGDYVDEVMMAVRL
- the idsA3 gene encoding geranylfarnesyl diphosphate synthase; amino-acid sequence: MTDPETREQTVLDAVGERRELVNQGIQEEMPIKRPERLWEASRYLLDAGGKRLRPTVLLVVGEALMDVEPLSTDYREFPSLADQPVDLMAAAVSVEVIQTFTLIHDDIMDDDDLRRGVPAVHKEFDLDTAILAGDTLYSSAFEIMLNANAPSSEVVAAMDTLASTCTKICEGQSLDVAFEERADVLPEEYLEMIEQKTAVLYAASAAIAAELLSADDATVDALYGYGLDIGRAFQIQDDVLDLTVPSEQLGKQRGSDLVENKQTLITVHAREQGVDVDNLVDTDSVEDVTEAEIDEAVQALEESGSIAYANDKARELVERGKERLECLPDNEARDLLCDIADYLIERGY
- a CDS encoding FAD-dependent monooxygenase, yielding MTDREHYEAVVVGAGPGGAAAAARLADHGVETLVLERGVDAGSKNVSGGLIYAERSAPYTIDDLFPGFREEAAEREITDYYMDNLADGKVKTVDLTPLHENDTLWCDAVLRRKMDSWLAERVHEKCRETGGGLLTEVRVNGLLRENGEIIGVTCDELDDIEADIVVAADGVNSELAREAGLMDWEDPDEYFQGVKAVVDLPEGHIEETFDIGEEEGVARLFSGDLFQGVRGGGFMYTNEDTLSIGTVFHLDSIAAERAEPQELLDALLTHPHMGQWLPDEYVELEYSAKLVPDSKKAALKSPHRDRLLVVGDAAGQMQAQGPIIKGMNHAVTAGALAADAFVTAKGRSGVTAGQRYTQMLEREGVMDKLRPSSYEMTRPVTENDTLANVMEAVAKSPVGKAALGLGITESIVKRAFNSPRMMSMLPDIRPAYVTIPVLLAKTQGVRVESENAIETPSLEERIGDLTYDTDIGNPHITLEDESFAASGTAVTACPVSAEGFGGGCYRAETVKTNGSEEKLVSLDTQPCVECGTCAVVADTHWEHPRGGKGVEYRQG
- a CDS encoding glutamate--tRNA ligase: MDDTLREQVEEEAEKHALFNAIKHESEANVGAVMGPLMGENPEFRQHGDEIPGIVGQVCGRVNGLDHAGKRERLGELAPEMLEELDAEDEEDDRVLGDLPNVEAYDQVRMRCAPNPNGPWHLGHARMPAVIGTYKELYDGWFCVRFDDTDPETKRPDLDAYEGILEDVEYLGFEPDEVFKASDRVETYYDHARELIEMGGAYTCSCSGEEFSELKNSGKPCPHRDKDPETTMAEFEDMVAGEYSSGDMVLRVKTDIEHKNPALRDWVAFRMIDTPHPREEAEDYRCWPMLDFQSGIDDHLVGITHIIRGIDLQDSAKRQRFLYDYFDWEYPEVVHWGHVQVDAYDIKMSTSTIKQYIDEGKLDGWDDPRAPTIKSLRRRGIRGDAIVESMLELGTSTSDVDLAMSTVYSKNRDHIDDTADRQFLVREGTELGILGGAPEAGHPPVHPDHEDRGDRDIPVGSAVLVEPEDLPEREERIWLKGLGCFRYTRDALQYTGDDIDAVREEGVDVIHWVPAEDNVPVELWTMDGVVEGHAEPGFRDQPVDAMVQFERIGFARVDAHEDDGSVAYFAHK
- a CDS encoding electron transfer flavoprotein subunit beta/FixA family protein, coding for MTKGVPDFREGQVSFDEDGHLERGKTPTVMNPNDKFALRAALQTKVRHGGNVTLLSMGPPGYEGILEEGMRDVYADDLVLVSDREFAAADTWATAITLGTAMEHMGEMPDIVFAGFKTADGETGHTGPQTCWCLDWPIVTHVISLDIDEEEGTLRAKRLVEGDVDEIETVEAPMPCFVVTDPDFEPSYRRAEHRLRLKDLREETKERAENFKDHLTMWDHEELNLDPDYVGLDGSPTIVSSVDPIPKAPAEREATMVTPEDEEGMESVMEELTPFVAGD
- a CDS encoding electron transfer flavoprotein subunit alpha/FixB family protein, which translates into the protein MPELDPNDYDISELGPALKDIDDVEELREILAAEEAGEDRVGAKKLIESRIEKFEDDGEAVDADELDPTEMSVADVGNAVRDIEEVAQLESLLEREEAGEDRDSAKKLIRKRIDDLSESEEEEGEPEADLPPEEKYPELDHPTADKRHVRAIEDGTYQDMWVYCETQRGELLDVSREMLGKARQLMDDYNEDYDEEERVVAVLIGDDVERLADECIALGADVVVYKEDDRLERFRHKAFTEIFCDMARWGGDPGEGNPEESDWRDYDEPRYVLFPATNNGRDLSALVQGELDSGLASDCSGLYIESAEISNPVKTGKPGTTKTFERILHMKRPDFSGFEYSTILCIDNPHRDFHPQGGSVIPGSFEIPDPDESREGEVIERDTDLSDDWFRVDVQEADVLDSGVDLTGHEVIVAMGRGIGDDPTRGMELGMELADCFEDADLGVTRGIVTGSYQFDGHVEQYTHEERQIGETGQIVEPQLYIAAGISGAVQHKVGMDESDTIIAINTDPDARIRDFSDYFIEGDLFDVLPRLIEAAKTGELSAAVANTAVAGAGGDDDD
- a CDS encoding DUF456 domain-containing protein is translated as MLPTGSIDPALLAAVTLLVVGIVGSAIPSMPGPLVSVAGVAGYWWFADGLGTVAAVALVLVGLFAVAADQLADVVSTRASGASWTTTALAGVAGLVLMFVAGPIGIILGVAGTVFAVELYQKGDRNHAARAATYTTVGILASIVVQVLLTVSMLAGFLVAVLL